Proteins from one Monodelphis domestica isolate mMonDom1 chromosome 6, mMonDom1.pri, whole genome shotgun sequence genomic window:
- the LOC100027943 gene encoding serine/threonine-protein phosphatase 2A catalytic subunit beta isoform-like yields the protein MAEEKFIKELNQWMKRLKDCHIFTEKQVHTLCEKAKEILMKESNVKEVSSPVTVCGDVHGQFQDVLEIFRIGGKLPDKKYLFMGDYVDRGFSSVETMTFLLSLKVQYPEFITLLRGNHECREITQVYGFYDECQKKYGNANVWKYFTDLFDYLPITALVDKQVFCLHGGLSPSIDTLDHIRGLNRFKEIPQTGPMCDLLWSDPADIKEWEPSPRGAGYIFGADVSEIFSQANGLALISRGHQLVESGFSFSHNGRVLTIFSAPNYCYRFGNQAAIMELESPTKYSFIQFEQVPHVKCSVFSLLPDSYRQPWNKHWKNFGHYFQNLLRK from the coding sequence ATGGCGGAGGAGAAGTTCATTAAAGAGCTGAATCAATGGATGAAACGACTGAAAGATTGTCACATCTTCACAGAGAAGCAAGTGCATACCCTATGTGAGAAGGCTAAGGAAATCCTAATGAAAGAATCAAACGTTAAGGAAGTCTCTAGTCCTGTTACAGTCTGTGGCGATGTCCATGGCCAATTCCAGGACGTTTTGGAAATCTTTAGGATTGGTGGGAAATTACCAGACAAAAAGTACCTGTTTATGGGTGACTATGTTGACAGAGGCTTTTCCTCAGTGGAAACTATGACTTTTCTGCTATCCTTAAAAGTACAATATCCAGAGTTTATCACGCTATTGAGAGGAAACCACGAGTGTCGGGAGATTACTCAAGTGTATGGTTTTTATGATGAATGCCAAAAGAAGTATGGAAATGCCAATGTCTGGAAATATTTTACAGACCTATTCGATTATCTTCCTATTACGGCTTTAGTTGACAAGCAGGTATTTTGCCTCCACGGGGGTCTGTCTCCCTCCATAGATACCTTGGATCATATAAGAGGTTTGAATCGATTTAAAGAAATCCCCCAAACTGGACCAATGTGTGATCTGTTATGGTCTGATCCAGCTGATATTAAGGAATGGGAACCCTCCCCAAGAGGGGCCGGCTACATATTTGGAGCGGACGTTTCTGAAATCTTTTCCCAGGCCAATGGTCTTGCACTGATTTCCCGGGGTCACCAACTTGTCGAGTCCGGATTCAGCTTTTCTCATAACGGAAGGGTGCTGACCATTTTCAGTGCACCCAATTATTGTTACCGTTTTGGGAACCAAGCTGCTATCATGGAACTGGAAAGTCCTACAAAGTACTCCTTCATACAGTTTGAACAAGTACCTCATGTGAAGTGTTCTGTTTTCTCACTCCTACCTGATTCCTATAGACAGCCTTGGAACAAACATTGGAAAAATTTTGGGCATTATTTCCAAAATCTTTTAAGAAAGTAA